A genome region from Ammoniphilus oxalaticus includes the following:
- a CDS encoding glycine--tRNA ligase, protein MSVTMEKVVSLARHRGYIFQGSEIYGGLANTWDYGPLGVELKNNIKRAWWRKFIQESPYNVGLDAAILMNPKTWVASGHVGSFNDPMIDCKQCKARHRADKIIEDSLFKKDIEMVVDGLSFEEMMNLIEEHEIACPDCGSRDYTDIRQFNLMFKTFQGVTESSANEIFLRPETAQGIFVNFKNVQRTMRKRLPFGIGQIGKSFRNEITPGNFTFRTREFEQMELEFFCKPGENEKWFEYWRNFCYDWLLSLGLSQDGVRLRDHEEDELSHYSNQTTDIEYKFPFGWGELWGIADRTDYDLKQHMEHSGEDFNYIEQETNERYVPYCIEPSLGADRVTLAFLVDAFEEQQLEGGDSRTVMHLHPAIAPFKAAIFPLSRKLSDKALEVFTELSRHFNVDFDESGSIGRRYRRHDEIGTPFCITYDFDSQEDGQVTVRDRDTMEQVRMPINELKAFIEQKIDF, encoded by the coding sequence ATGAGTGTAACGATGGAAAAGGTTGTTTCTCTAGCTAGACACCGAGGTTATATTTTCCAGGGGTCTGAGATTTATGGGGGTTTAGCGAATACGTGGGACTATGGTCCACTTGGAGTAGAATTGAAAAATAACATTAAGCGCGCTTGGTGGAGGAAGTTCATCCAGGAATCCCCGTACAATGTCGGTCTAGACGCGGCAATTCTGATGAACCCAAAAACATGGGTCGCTTCAGGTCATGTTGGCAGTTTCAATGACCCAATGATTGATTGTAAGCAATGTAAAGCGCGTCATCGGGCGGACAAAATTATTGAGGACTCCTTATTTAAAAAGGATATCGAAATGGTCGTTGATGGGCTCTCTTTTGAAGAAATGATGAATTTAATTGAGGAACACGAGATTGCTTGTCCAGATTGTGGATCGCGAGATTATACCGATATTCGGCAATTCAACCTCATGTTTAAAACATTTCAAGGGGTGACTGAGAGCAGCGCCAATGAAATCTTTCTGCGCCCGGAAACGGCCCAAGGGATTTTTGTAAACTTTAAAAACGTGCAACGCACGATGCGAAAAAGATTGCCCTTCGGGATTGGACAAATCGGAAAAAGTTTTCGTAATGAAATTACACCAGGTAACTTTACGTTCCGCACACGCGAATTTGAGCAGATGGAACTTGAATTTTTCTGTAAACCTGGCGAAAATGAAAAGTGGTTCGAATACTGGAGAAATTTCTGTTATGACTGGCTGTTATCTTTAGGGTTAAGTCAAGATGGCGTTCGTTTACGAGATCACGAAGAAGACGAGCTATCTCACTACAGTAATCAGACAACCGATATTGAATACAAATTTCCGTTTGGTTGGGGAGAATTATGGGGAATTGCGGATCGAACGGATTATGACCTAAAGCAACATATGGAACATTCAGGCGAGGACTTCAATTATATTGAACAAGAAACAAATGAGCGCTATGTTCCATATTGTATCGAACCGTCCCTTGGAGCGGATCGGGTAACATTAGCTTTCTTAGTCGATGCGTTTGAAGAACAACAATTAGAAGGCGGAGATAGTCGTACGGTGATGCATTTGCACCCGGCAATTGCTCCTTTTAAAGCCGCTATTTTCCCGTTATCAAGAAAACTATCTGACAAGGCGCTTGAAGTATTTACAGAATTGTCTCGTCATTTTAACGTTGATTTTGATGAGTCAGGTTCAATCGGCAGGCGTTATCGACGTCATGATGAGATCGGCACCCCATTTTGTATAACGTATGATTTTGATTCTCAAGAAGATGGACAAGTTACTGTTCGTGATCGAGATACGATGGAACAGGTAAGAATGCCGATCAATGAATTGAAAGCATTTATTGAACAAAAGATTGATTTTTAA
- a CDS encoding citrate/2-methylcitrate synthase, producing the protein MNETKLNNYKPEPSVAAGLEDVQAGVSEICFIDGKEGRLLYSGYDIKELVEKTTFEEVVYLLWNGELPSVEQLHQLKRQIAEYQSLPTEVVDVIKLISKRSAPMDTLRTTVSLLKSFDDEGEEMTPEANYRKAVKLVAMLPMIVAAIERTRNDLDLVEPKPGLSIAANFLYMLKGIEADPYEVRIMDAGLIMHADHEFNASTFACRVTAGTLSDVYSAVTSGIGTLKGPLHGGANTAVMDMLLEIGDIEKAEDYVQAKLDRREKIMGFGHRVYKTMDPRAEQLREMSRELAERQGNDKWFLMTEKVFEVINDEKGLWPNVDLYTASVYYVLGIKMDLYTAIFAMSRISGWTAHILEQYENNRLIRPTAAYQGPSLRPVVAINER; encoded by the coding sequence ATGAACGAAACGAAATTGAACAACTACAAACCTGAGCCGAGTGTTGCGGCTGGATTGGAAGATGTCCAAGCAGGGGTATCGGAAATTTGTTTTATAGATGGAAAAGAAGGGCGATTGCTTTATAGCGGATATGATATTAAAGAACTCGTAGAAAAGACAACGTTCGAAGAAGTTGTCTATTTATTATGGAATGGGGAGCTGCCGAGCGTTGAGCAATTGCACCAATTGAAACGTCAAATTGCGGAGTATCAATCATTGCCAACTGAAGTTGTCGATGTGATCAAACTTATTTCTAAGCGCAGCGCCCCGATGGACACGCTCCGCACGACGGTTTCTTTATTGAAGTCATTTGACGATGAAGGGGAAGAGATGACGCCAGAAGCAAATTATCGTAAAGCGGTTAAATTAGTGGCAATGTTGCCGATGATTGTGGCGGCGATTGAACGAACAAGGAATGATTTGGATTTAGTTGAGCCGAAGCCAGGATTATCGATTGCGGCTAATTTCCTATATATGTTAAAAGGTATAGAGGCGGATCCGTATGAAGTTCGTATCATGGACGCTGGCCTAATTATGCATGCGGACCACGAATTTAACGCCTCTACTTTTGCTTGTCGTGTTACAGCAGGGACTTTGTCGGACGTTTATTCCGCGGTCACTTCAGGAATTGGGACGTTAAAAGGTCCGTTACATGGAGGCGCGAATACGGCAGTAATGGATATGCTGCTTGAAATTGGTGATATCGAAAAAGCGGAAGACTACGTACAAGCAAAACTTGATCGGCGCGAGAAAATTATGGGCTTTGGTCATCGTGTATACAAAACAATGGATCCACGCGCCGAGCAATTACGGGAAATGTCTCGTGAATTAGCGGAGCGGCAAGGAAATGATAAGTGGTTCTTAATGACAGAAAAAGTATTTGAAGTGATAAATGATGAAAAAGGGTTATGGCCAAATGTTGATTTGTATACCGCATCGGTATACTATGTATTAGGAATCAAGATGGATTTATATACTGCCATCTTTGCAATGAGTCGAATCTCAGGTTGGACGGCCCACATTCTTGAGCAATACGAGAACAATCGGTTGATTCGTCCGACTGCTGCCTACCAAGGGCCCTCTTTGCGTCCCGTTGTCGCGATTAACGAAAGGTAG
- the spoVAD gene encoding stage V sporulation protein AD: MLQGHQSWVFVNRPVIQGAGAVGGPFEAEGALALDFDILHGDTWLGQDSFEKAEKKMLEEACEIAIGKAGLKKADIQFFLSGDLMNQIITSSFAARTLGCPYLGLFSACSTSMEGLALGASIINNNGGNYVLCGAASHNSTAEKQYRYPTEYGAQKPPTAQWTVTGAGAVVLSKEGDGPHVISATLGRVVDMGLSDPFNMGAAMAPAAADTLVAHFRDLQCSPNDYDLIATGDLGGVGYEIAKDLLSKHGFEMDERFVDCGMMIYTEKQPVFAGASGAGCSAVVTYGHILNRMKRGELNKVLIVATGALLSPISFQQNESIPCIAHAVAIENMLH, encoded by the coding sequence ATGCTACAAGGGCATCAATCTTGGGTATTTGTAAATAGGCCGGTCATTCAGGGAGCTGGGGCCGTTGGCGGACCTTTTGAAGCAGAAGGAGCGTTAGCGCTCGATTTTGATATTCTTCATGGAGACACATGGTTAGGTCAGGACAGTTTTGAAAAGGCTGAAAAAAAAATGCTCGAAGAGGCATGTGAAATCGCGATTGGAAAAGCGGGCTTGAAAAAAGCGGATATTCAATTTTTTCTATCCGGGGACCTGATGAATCAGATTATAACGAGTAGTTTTGCCGCCAGAACGTTAGGATGTCCTTACCTTGGTTTGTTTAGCGCCTGTTCCACATCGATGGAAGGTTTGGCGCTCGGCGCCTCGATTATTAACAATAACGGGGGAAACTATGTACTGTGTGGCGCCGCTAGTCACAACTCCACTGCGGAGAAACAATATCGCTATCCAACGGAGTACGGGGCGCAGAAGCCACCAACAGCGCAATGGACGGTGACAGGCGCTGGAGCAGTGGTGTTAAGTAAAGAGGGTGATGGCCCGCATGTTATTTCTGCGACGCTCGGTCGGGTGGTAGATATGGGGTTGTCGGATCCATTTAATATGGGGGCGGCAATGGCTCCCGCCGCTGCTGACACATTGGTTGCTCATTTTCGCGATCTGCAATGCTCGCCTAATGACTATGATTTGATTGCTACGGGGGATCTAGGCGGGGTTGGTTACGAGATAGCGAAAGATTTGTTAAGTAAACATGGATTTGAAATGGATGAGCGCTTTGTGGACTGTGGAATGATGATCTATACTGAGAAGCAACCTGTTTTTGCTGGAGCTAGCGGGGCCGGGTGTTCGGCCGTCGTGACTTACGGCCATATTTTGAATCGAATGAAACGGGGCGAATTAAACAAAGTTTTAATCGTAGCGACGGGCGCTTTGTTATCTCCAATTAGTTTTCAGCAAAATGAAAGCATTCCTTGTATTGCCCATGCGGTAGCAATCGAAAATATGCTTCATTAA
- the spoVAC gene encoding stage V sporulation protein AC, producing MSDKKNKKLTPTQQQYQAFAKQREPQRPILINCVKAFLVGGLICALGQLISQFYMTFFDFTEKTASNPTAATLIFIAILLTGLGVYDHIGQWAGAGSAVPVTGFANSVASAALEHRSEGYVLGVGGNIFKLAGSVIVFGVVAAFIVTLVKLSILKLGGF from the coding sequence ATGTCCGATAAGAAAAACAAGAAATTAACACCGACACAACAGCAATATCAGGCATTCGCAAAACAGCGGGAACCGCAGCGCCCTATACTTATAAATTGTGTCAAGGCATTTCTAGTCGGCGGGTTAATCTGCGCGCTAGGCCAGTTAATATCCCAATTTTATATGACCTTTTTTGATTTTACGGAAAAAACGGCGTCAAATCCGACGGCGGCAACCCTTATTTTTATTGCAATTTTACTTACCGGTCTCGGTGTTTATGACCATATCGGACAATGGGCTGGAGCCGGATCCGCTGTTCCTGTGACCGGATTCGCGAACTCTGTTGCATCTGCGGCGCTTGAACATCGAAGTGAGGGTTATGTGCTTGGCGTTGGCGGGAATATCTTTAAGCTGGCCGGATCAGTGATTGTGTTTGGTGTTGTTGCTGCATTTATTGTGACTCTCGTGAAATTGTCTATTTTAAAATTGGGAGGGTTCTAA
- a CDS encoding DUF421 domain-containing protein has protein sequence MPDWVQMIIRSFLMFLFIVTLLRIVGRKQISQMTYSDFVVGITIGTAAALIAFNVIPNLVNGLLGLTAWVLFLIGLNVLTMKSKWFHDLFRGRETILVRRGKVLEDNLKEVQYTPEELLSQLRRKNIFHLADVEFAVMEANGEVSVMLKSEQTPITPKHLEWAVASQAEPQTVVLDGNIMDEALTGQGLNRQWLQTELDKIGISLANVFIGQVDANGDLFVDLFDDAIEIPKPKTKELLYATLKKCEADLAMFALDTDQPEVKRQYQVSSEVIEEVAQSLRSKLIR, from the coding sequence GTGCCAGATTGGGTCCAGATGATTATCCGCTCTTTTTTGATGTTTCTTTTTATAGTCACTTTGTTGAGAATTGTCGGAAGAAAACAGATCTCTCAAATGACGTACAGTGATTTTGTGGTTGGAATTACAATTGGAACAGCCGCTGCATTAATTGCATTTAACGTCATACCCAACTTGGTAAATGGGTTGTTAGGTTTAACCGCTTGGGTTCTTTTTTTAATTGGACTCAACGTTTTGACAATGAAGAGCAAGTGGTTTCATGATTTATTTCGGGGCAGGGAAACGATTTTAGTTCGGCGCGGAAAAGTATTAGAGGACAATTTAAAAGAAGTTCAATATACCCCTGAGGAATTGTTAAGCCAATTGAGGCGGAAAAACATTTTCCATTTGGCAGACGTCGAATTTGCAGTCATGGAGGCAAACGGTGAAGTCAGTGTGATGTTGAAATCTGAGCAAACCCCGATTACTCCAAAGCATTTAGAATGGGCCGTCGCTTCTCAAGCGGAACCGCAGACAGTTGTTTTAGATGGAAATATTATGGATGAGGCATTAACAGGCCAAGGTTTAAACCGTCAATGGTTACAGACCGAGCTGGATAAAATAGGCATCTCTTTAGCGAATGTTTTTATTGGACAAGTCGATGCAAATGGAGACCTATTTGTTGATTTGTTTGATGATGCGATCGAGATTCCAAAACCGAAGACAAAAGAGCTATTATACGCGACACTAAAAAAGTGTGAAGCTGACTTGGCAATGTTCGCGTTAGATACAGATCAACCTGAAGTGAAGCGGCAATATCAAGTTAGCTCGGAAGTAATTGAGGAGGTCGCTCAAAGTCTCAGGAGCAAATTGATTAGATAA
- a CDS encoding DUF1657 domain-containing protein, with protein MTVASRVKQTTASLKGALATLQLYSLQSATEEERLLFQNSQKKIEGVVQMLEQRISILEFEEPQYKGF; from the coding sequence ATGACGGTAGCATCTCGAGTCAAACAAACAACAGCGAGTTTAAAGGGGGCCTTAGCTACATTACAACTGTACAGTCTTCAATCTGCGACAGAGGAAGAGCGGTTATTGTTTCAAAATAGTCAAAAAAAGATTGAGGGAGTGGTGCAAATGTTAGAACAACGCATCTCTATTCTTGAATTTGAAGAACCGCAATATAAAGGATTTTAG
- a CDS encoding YhcN/YlaJ family sporulation lipoprotein, producing the protein MSYRIFKITFLALSIFLVTACTLAPQRNTLEEMSYRAAGYDGNQPRVLSDEPIKHFEQRVEGISGIRNASVILYGTDTMIIGIDTTGSTHPNIIENKVRQELQGETNNYLIYVVKDKEYPDLHAQVKQISDRLEYEQPVSEQELYDVVNETWKTVVPFNFGN; encoded by the coding sequence TTGAGTTACCGCATTTTCAAAATAACATTTTTGGCGCTTTCAATCTTTTTAGTAACTGCATGTACCCTCGCCCCTCAGCGAAATACGTTAGAGGAGATGTCTTATCGAGCAGCAGGTTATGACGGAAATCAACCCCGAGTTTTATCAGATGAACCGATCAAACACTTTGAACAACGTGTAGAAGGGATTTCAGGTATTCGCAATGCAAGCGTCATCCTCTATGGAACGGATACGATGATCATCGGCATCGACACAACGGGATCCACTCACCCGAACATCATTGAAAATAAAGTGAGGCAAGAATTGCAAGGGGAAACAAATAACTACCTAATCTATGTAGTCAAAGACAAGGAATATCCTGATCTTCATGCGCAAGTGAAACAAATAAGCGATCGACTTGAGTATGAACAACCGGTTAGCGAACAAGAGTTATACGACGTTGTTAATGAAACATGGAAGACAGTCGTTCCATTTAATTTCGGAAACTAA
- the selA gene encoding L-seryl-tRNA(Sec) selenium transferase, which produces MESNIKRQLREIPAVHQFIHDEQLLAWIHEHQISERILTDVVKETVDSIRRQLLNQQLDTISYNIILDQIKLKLLKSQQANLKSLINGTGIILHTNLGRAVLAQEAIDQMIDVAKGYSNLEYQIDQGARGSRHDHVEDLICRLTGAEAAMVVNNNAAAVYLILREIAKGREVIVSRGQLVEIGGSFRVSEIMYESGAILREVGTTNKTHLRDYEQAIHEETALLLKVHTSNFTIRGFTQTVEVDELASLGAKHGIPVYEDLGSGVIYDLKKHGIGEEPVIHDSLHRGADIVSFSGDKLLGGPQVGVIAGQKAWIDRLKANQLARVLRVDKVTLAALEATLRLYLDPEQAAQKIPALRDMLISTEELRKRAEKIKQQLSHFDIHICETENEVGGGSMPDIMLPSIALEIHHERDPAHVVERKLRMGNPAVIGRITRDVCLLDVRTIQDEEIPLLVQALNENLR; this is translated from the coding sequence GTGGAATCAAATATAAAACGACAATTAAGAGAGATTCCCGCTGTTCACCAGTTCATACACGATGAGCAGCTATTGGCTTGGATTCATGAACACCAAATTTCGGAACGGATATTGACCGATGTCGTAAAAGAGACGGTTGACTCGATCCGCCGACAACTTTTGAACCAACAGCTTGATACTATAAGTTACAATATAATCCTAGATCAAATCAAGTTAAAACTTTTAAAGTCGCAACAAGCTAATTTAAAATCTCTTATTAATGGGACAGGCATAATCTTACATACAAATTTAGGACGGGCGGTTCTGGCTCAAGAAGCAATCGACCAAATGATCGATGTGGCAAAAGGATATAGCAATCTAGAATATCAAATCGATCAGGGCGCAAGGGGTTCGAGGCATGACCATGTCGAGGATCTAATCTGTCGCTTAACTGGGGCTGAAGCGGCAATGGTCGTTAACAATAACGCGGCTGCTGTGTATTTAATTTTGCGGGAGATAGCGAAGGGACGTGAAGTGATCGTCTCACGCGGTCAATTGGTTGAAATCGGCGGCTCTTTTCGAGTCTCAGAAATTATGTATGAAAGTGGAGCGATTCTGCGTGAAGTAGGGACAACAAATAAAACACATCTTAGGGATTATGAACAGGCGATTCACGAGGAGACAGCCCTCTTGTTGAAAGTGCATACCAGTAATTTTACAATTAGAGGTTTTACGCAAACGGTTGAGGTCGATGAATTAGCTAGTTTGGGCGCAAAACACGGCATTCCAGTTTATGAAGATTTAGGCAGCGGAGTGATTTATGACTTGAAAAAGCATGGGATCGGCGAGGAGCCAGTCATCCATGATAGCTTGCATCGGGGCGCTGATATTGTTAGTTTTAGCGGTGATAAGCTGTTAGGGGGGCCGCAGGTAGGTGTTATTGCGGGCCAGAAGGCTTGGATTGACCGTTTAAAGGCTAATCAGCTAGCAAGGGTATTAAGAGTTGACAAGGTCACATTGGCCGCCTTAGAAGCGACACTGCGCCTGTATCTCGATCCTGAGCAAGCGGCTCAAAAAATACCTGCTTTGCGCGATATGTTGATCTCTACCGAGGAGTTAAGAAAAAGAGCGGAAAAAATTAAACAGCAACTGAGTCATTTTGACATTCACATCTGTGAAACAGAAAACGAAGTCGGCGGAGGAAGTATGCCGGATATTATGTTGCCCTCGATCGCCCTTGAAATCCATCATGAGCGGGATCCGGCTCACGTAGTTGAACGAAAATTGAGGATGGGAAATCCGGCGGTAATTGGGCGGATTACGAGGGATGTTTGTCTACTGGATGTGAGAACGATTCAGGATGAAGAGATCCCGTTACTTGTTCAGGCGCTCAATGAAAATCTTCGCTAA
- a CDS encoding glycosyltransferase encodes MRILYFTPYFNQPRGNSTTSKRIVHFLQNYGIHTSVFPYLEKEPWFLPSTETIDVIHILHATRFLSWAQENHFSLERPYIVTMGGTDINVDLQAPLANDVSELLQQAAKITVFTPDAKQKVIRLNSDWANKIHVIPQSAWLPWNIGEPEQFEQPNILLPAGLRPIKDVLHTLPALDDLYESYPNLQFKIVGANLHADVYDEVNKASHTRPWFTYAGVVPFEVMTHWYQEANIVVNSSVSEGQSLAVMEALAIGRPVIARKNAANEELIQHNETGWLYRSMEQFKEAVFSIMNDSFHRGQVIQAGKQWVGAHASPHNEARQYIELYKRAGN; translated from the coding sequence ATGCGCATTTTATATTTTACACCCTATTTTAACCAACCAAGGGGAAACTCAACGACCTCGAAGCGGATCGTTCATTTCTTACAGAACTATGGCATACATACTTCTGTTTTTCCCTATTTAGAAAAAGAACCTTGGTTTCTCCCTTCGACTGAAACGATTGATGTCATTCATATTCTTCATGCAACCCGCTTTCTGAGCTGGGCCCAGGAAAACCATTTTTCCTTAGAACGACCGTACATCGTGACAATGGGAGGAACTGATATTAACGTAGATCTGCAAGCGCCGCTTGCGAATGACGTTTCAGAACTACTCCAGCAGGCAGCCAAGATAACAGTCTTTACACCTGACGCTAAGCAAAAAGTCATTCGTTTAAATAGTGACTGGGCAAATAAAATCCACGTGATCCCACAGAGCGCTTGGTTGCCCTGGAACATCGGAGAACCAGAACAATTTGAGCAACCGAACATTCTTCTGCCAGCGGGACTCAGACCTATTAAAGATGTGCTTCATACGCTGCCGGCTCTTGATGATTTATACGAGAGTTATCCAAACCTTCAATTTAAGATTGTAGGCGCCAACCTTCACGCGGACGTTTATGATGAAGTGAACAAAGCAAGTCACACGCGCCCCTGGTTCACTTATGCTGGGGTTGTCCCCTTTGAAGTGATGACGCATTGGTATCAAGAAGCCAATATCGTTGTTAACTCATCCGTTTCTGAAGGGCAGTCGTTAGCTGTCATGGAAGCCCTCGCGATTGGTAGGCCGGTGATCGCCCGCAAAAATGCGGCAAACGAGGAATTAATTCAGCATAATGAAACGGGATGGCTTTATCGCTCGATGGAACAATTTAAAGAAGCTGTATTTTCCATTATGAATGATTCCTTTCACAGGGGTCAAGTCATTCAAGCAGGCAAACAGTGGGTCGGAGCGCATGCTTCCCCACACAATGAAGCAAGACAATATATTGAACTATACAAAAGAGCAGGCAATTGA
- the selD gene encoding selenide, water dikinase SelD: protein MSDQAEVKLTSLSSKAGUGCKIGPEDLAQVLRHLPKPEKADPNLLVGLDSPDDAGVYKLTDDIALVQTVDYFTPIVDDPYMFGQIAAANALSDVYAMGGKPLTVLNIVGFPIQKLDPSILANILKGAGDKVQEAGALIVGGHSIDDQEPKFGLAVTGTVHPEKVWTNHGARPGDVLILTKPIGVGILTTAIKRDMLDQERIDLVTRLMAELNKTAAETLMNYSIHACTDITGFGLLGHAEEMASGSNVGIRIHKDKVPVLPGAYELAEQGIVPGGSKANHRWLAESVRYGTIPEHEQWLLCDAITSGGLLVSIPAEEAEACIADLKQRGIEYASVIGEVIEEPPGCIVIEA from the coding sequence TTGTCAGATCAAGCAGAAGTTAAATTAACATCCTTATCAAGTAAGGCAGGCTGAGGTTGCAAAATCGGTCCAGAGGACCTGGCGCAAGTATTGCGTCATTTACCAAAACCAGAGAAAGCGGATCCTAATTTATTAGTCGGTTTGGACTCGCCCGACGATGCGGGTGTTTATAAATTAACGGACGATATTGCGCTCGTGCAAACGGTCGATTATTTTACACCAATTGTTGATGATCCTTATATGTTTGGTCAAATCGCAGCGGCAAATGCCCTAAGTGACGTATACGCGATGGGCGGAAAGCCATTAACAGTGCTCAATATCGTTGGGTTTCCCATTCAAAAATTAGACCCATCGATTTTGGCTAACATTCTTAAGGGCGCTGGAGATAAGGTTCAAGAAGCGGGCGCTTTGATCGTTGGCGGACACTCAATCGATGATCAGGAACCAAAGTTTGGGCTAGCAGTGACGGGGACGGTTCATCCGGAAAAGGTGTGGACGAACCATGGCGCGCGGCCGGGCGACGTTCTTATTTTAACAAAACCGATTGGCGTTGGTATCCTAACCACAGCGATTAAACGAGATATGCTTGACCAAGAAAGAATTGATCTTGTTACAAGGTTAATGGCGGAGTTAAACAAAACTGCGGCAGAAACACTTATGAACTATTCTATCCATGCATGCACAGATATAACAGGGTTTGGCCTGCTTGGACATGCCGAAGAAATGGCAAGCGGCAGCAATGTCGGAATCCGAATCCATAAGGACAAGGTACCTGTTTTACCGGGAGCGTATGAATTGGCTGAACAAGGGATTGTCCCTGGTGGATCAAAGGCGAACCATAGATGGTTAGCGGAGTCTGTTCGTTACGGCACAATTCCAGAACACGAACAATGGTTGCTTTGCGATGCGATTACATCTGGCGGGTTGTTGGTCAGCATCCCTGCCGAAGAGGCGGAAGCATGTATAGCGGATCTAAAGCAACGTGGGATTGAGTACGCTAGCGTCATTGGCGAAGTGATCGAAGAGCCTCCGGGCTGTATTGTTATCGAGGCATAA
- the mnmH gene encoding tRNA 2-selenouridine(34) synthase MnmH, with the protein MKEIHIEEALTLNNPRFIDVRSPIEFMESHLPQATNIPLFTDEERVKLGTVYKQQGQATAKRLGIELLSPKIPAFIDSIQKEADKGNELVLYCWRGGMRSKTATTLAELAGLDVYRLVGGIKTYRQWTREQLNGMIHPRRFVVLHGLTGVGKTSILERLAAQGFPTLHLEACAGHRGSVFGDIGKPAYGQKTFESRLVHQLQKIHDLPYAFVEAESKRIGKVVQPDFLLEMKRKGIHIVLEATLPHRVERIYGEYVNSFLDDPMFKTKIHEAVSRIAKRCQPELQAKINNDIGNNNYKALIVTLLKEYYDPRYQHKLEEYDGPFHYVDANHLDKATARIIAIAEEAVKPLQ; encoded by the coding sequence ATGAAAGAAATACATATCGAGGAAGCATTGACCTTAAATAATCCTAGATTTATCGATGTCCGCTCCCCCATTGAATTCATGGAATCCCATCTTCCGCAAGCGACAAACATCCCTCTGTTTACGGATGAAGAGCGAGTGAAACTGGGAACCGTGTATAAACAACAAGGACAAGCTACTGCCAAACGATTAGGGATCGAGCTACTCTCACCGAAAATTCCCGCTTTTATTGATTCTATCCAGAAAGAGGCGGACAAAGGGAATGAACTTGTTTTGTATTGCTGGCGTGGAGGAATGCGCAGTAAAACAGCAACTACTCTAGCTGAATTAGCTGGACTTGACGTATATCGATTAGTAGGGGGGATCAAAACGTATCGACAATGGACGCGCGAACAATTAAATGGAATGATACACCCTAGAAGATTTGTTGTTCTACATGGGCTAACTGGGGTTGGTAAGACCAGTATTTTAGAGAGGCTAGCTGCGCAAGGGTTTCCTACTTTACATCTGGAAGCCTGCGCCGGGCATCGCGGCTCTGTTTTTGGCGATATCGGCAAGCCAGCATATGGTCAGAAGACGTTTGAATCACGCTTAGTCCATCAGTTACAAAAAATTCATGACCTCCCCTACGCATTCGTGGAGGCGGAAAGCAAACGAATTGGTAAAGTGGTTCAACCCGATTTCTTACTCGAAATGAAAAGAAAAGGGATCCATATTGTTTTAGAAGCCACTTTGCCGCATCGGGTAGAAAGAATATACGGAGAGTATGTGAATTCATTTCTTGATGACCCAATGTTTAAGACAAAAATTCATGAGGCCGTCTCGCGCATTGCCAAACGATGTCAACCCGAGCTTCAAGCAAAAATAAATAATGACATTGGAAATAATAATTACAAGGCATTAATTGTGACCCTTTTAAAAGAGTATTACGATCCACGATATCAACATAAATTGGAAGAATACGATGGACCCTTTCATTATGTTGACGCCAATCATTTAGATAAAGCTACCGCAAGGATCATTGCGATCGCTGAAGAAGCAGTAAAGCCACTTCAATAA
- a CDS encoding YiaA/YiaB family inner membrane protein has product MRGTKRNTAAYTGLAWGGFVAFISIYGISVYNLEVPLAVKGLFATLGIALVMSSITLQKVVRDNQEDTKIGIDEVD; this is encoded by the coding sequence ATGAGGGGAACAAAGAGAAATACAGCCGCTTACACTGGATTAGCTTGGGGAGGATTTGTTGCCTTTATATCGATATATGGTATTTCAGTTTATAATTTAGAGGTGCCGCTTGCGGTAAAAGGACTTTTTGCAACGTTAGGGATTGCCCTTGTGATGAGCTCGATAACACTTCAAAAGGTCGTTAGAGACAATCAAGAAGATACGAAGATTGGGATCGATGAGGTTGACTAA